In Phragmites australis chromosome 17, lpPhrAust1.1, whole genome shotgun sequence, the following are encoded in one genomic region:
- the LOC133897584 gene encoding protein ACCELERATED CELL DEATH 6-like isoform X2, whose protein sequence is MDAKLTAATGCGECRGPKGLLNEDDTATRVVVIASNMHPLLLAAACKGNSEELNFLLNREDASGQRATADIEEGAHVPSPSVEPLLEGVTVEGDTALHVVAACGEDMEFLKCADLIYGKDKTFLFKQNNKSDTAFHCAARAGKSQMVSHLIGLARREQGGDKIVQDLLRKENKSKETALHEAVRIGNDHLVKLLLLADSKLATFPKEGMSPLYLAILLEKDAIARILHDMSEDNVLSYSGPCGQNALHAAVLRQTGMIKDLLEWNESLTTQADINGSTPLHFISSQTEHDAPWFSYMPDKYVEEVFKANKAPLYQPDNCGLFPLHVAASVGPKETIAIFLKDCPGSAGLRDTTGRTFLHVAVAKSRMSIVKFACQTPSLAWILNMQDNDGNTALHLAVQDGSLRMFCALFGNRQVDLNLTNAIGQTPLDISRCKIPLGMHYHQNIELLIHNALKLGGARYGCCRWDHFEGKHINPEGLDYKSKELEKLKDSTQTLCIGSVLIATVTFGATFAIPGGYKADDHTNGGTATLAGSKCKEPPPSLTWRGTGSRPPVFSMNRPDHPLQYLSYSNFGAVFRVGLRRPISILCTLWLLLKLQ, encoded by the exons ATGGACGCCAAACTAACGGCGGCCACAGGCTGCGGCGAATGCCGGGGGCCGAAGGGCCTACTGAATGAGGACGACACTGCCACAAGGGTGGTTGTGATTGCGTCGAACATGCATCCCCTGCTTTTAGCAGCCGCATGCAAAGGCAATTCGGAAGAACTGAATTTTCTTCTCAACAGAGAAGACGCCTCGGGTCAGCGGGCTACTGCTGACATCGAAGAAGGCGCTCACGTGCCATCACCGTCTGTAGAGCCGCTTCTGGAGGGTGTCACCGTGGAGGGTGACACCGCGTTACATGTGGTGGCCGCCTGCGGAGAAGACATGGAATTCTTGAAGTGTGCTGACCTTATCTACGGCAAGGACAAGACCTTCCTGTTCAAGCAAAATAACAAGAGTGACACGGCCTTCCATTGTGCTGCCAGGGCTGGGAAATCTCAAATGGTCTCTCATCTTATTGGTCTAGCTAGACGTGAACAAGGCGGTGATAAGATAGTGCAAGACCTCCTGAGGAAGGAGAATAAGAGTAAGGAGACGGCCTTGCACGAGGCTGTCCGCATTGGGAATGATCATCTCGTTAAACTGCTACTGTTGGCTGATTCAAAATTGGCTACGTTTCCTAAAGAAGGCATGTCACCCTTGTACCTCGCCATCCTGCTGGAGAAGGACGCCATTGCACGAATACTACATGATATGAGTGAAGATAATGTTCTCTCGTATTCTGGACCATGTGGGCAAAATGCGTTGCATGCTGCGGTTCTTCGACAGACAG GAATGATAAAAGATCTATTGGAATGGAACGAGAGCCTTACCACACAAGCTGACATTAACGGAAGCACTCCTCTTCACTTTATATCATCTCAGACAGAGCACGACGCCCCTTGGTTTAGTTATATGCCAGATAAGTACGTAGAGGAGGTATTCAAAGCTAACAAAGCACCACTTTATCAGCCTGATAACTGCGGATTGTTCCCTTTACACGTCGCTGCGTCTGTTGGACCGAAAGAGACCATTGCCATTTTTCTCAAGGACTGTCCAGGTAGTGCTGGTTTGCGTGACACAACGGGAAGAACATTCCTTCACGTTGCAGTTGCGAAAAGCAGAATGTCCATAGTTAAATTTGCTTGCCAAACTCCATCACTAGCTTGGATTTTGAATATGCAAGACAATGACGGGAACACTGCATTGCACCTGGCTGTCCAGGATGGGAGTCTTCGAATGTTTTGTGCTCTATTTGGGAATCGGCAAGTAGACTTGAATTTAACTAATGCAATAGGGCAAACTCCTCTAGATATATCACGATGTAAGATTCCCTTAGGAATGCATTACCATCAG AACATTGAACTATTGATTCACAATGCACTCAAACTTGGTGGCGCTAGGTATGGTTGTTGTCGATGGGATCACTTTGAAGGAAAGCATATTAACCCAGAAGGACTTGATTATAAAAGCAAAGAATTGGAGAAGTTGAAAGATTCAACACAAACTCTGTGTATTGGCTCAGTTCTAATAGCAACGGTAACATTTGGTGCAACTTTTGCCATTCCTGGTGGTTACAAAGCCGATGATCACACTAATGGAGGCACAGCAACACTTGCGGGGAG CAAGTGCAAGGAACCACCACCATCATTGACATGGAGGGGCACCGGATCTCGGCCGCCCGTTTTCTCAATGAACAGGCCAGATCATCCGCTACAGTACCTCAGCTACAGTAATTTCGGTGCAGTGTTCCGAGTGGGACTTCGCCGGCCGATTTCGATCCTGTGCACGTTGTGGCTACTGCTTAAGTTGCAATAG
- the LOC133897584 gene encoding protein ACCELERATED CELL DEATH 6-like isoform X1 — protein MDAKLTAATGCGECRGPKGLLNEDDTATRVVVIASNMHPLLLAAACKGNSEELNFLLNREDASGQRATADIEEGAHVPSPSVEPLLEGVTVEGDTALHVVAACGEDMEFLKCADLIYGKDKTFLFKQNNKSDTAFHCAARAGKSQMVSHLIGLARREQGGDKIVQDLLRKENKSKETALHEAVRIGNDHLVKLLLLADSKLATFPKEGMSPLYLAILLEKDAIARILHDMSEDNVLSYSGPCGQNALHAAVLRQTGMIKDLLEWNESLTTQADINGSTPLHFISSQTEHDAPWFSYMPDKYVEEVFKANKAPLYQPDNCGLFPLHVAASVGPKETIAIFLKDCPGSAGLRDTTGRTFLHVAVAKSRMSIVKFACQTPSLAWILNMQDNDGNTALHLAVQDGSLRMFCALFGNRQVDLNLTNAIGQTPLDISRCKIPLGMHYHQNIELLIHNALKLGGARYGCCRWDHFEGKHINPEGLDYKSKELEKLKDSTQTLCIGSVLIATVTFGATFAIPGGYKADDHTNGGTATLAGRPDHPLQYLSYSNFGAVFRVGLRRPISILCTLWLLLKLQ, from the exons ATGGACGCCAAACTAACGGCGGCCACAGGCTGCGGCGAATGCCGGGGGCCGAAGGGCCTACTGAATGAGGACGACACTGCCACAAGGGTGGTTGTGATTGCGTCGAACATGCATCCCCTGCTTTTAGCAGCCGCATGCAAAGGCAATTCGGAAGAACTGAATTTTCTTCTCAACAGAGAAGACGCCTCGGGTCAGCGGGCTACTGCTGACATCGAAGAAGGCGCTCACGTGCCATCACCGTCTGTAGAGCCGCTTCTGGAGGGTGTCACCGTGGAGGGTGACACCGCGTTACATGTGGTGGCCGCCTGCGGAGAAGACATGGAATTCTTGAAGTGTGCTGACCTTATCTACGGCAAGGACAAGACCTTCCTGTTCAAGCAAAATAACAAGAGTGACACGGCCTTCCATTGTGCTGCCAGGGCTGGGAAATCTCAAATGGTCTCTCATCTTATTGGTCTAGCTAGACGTGAACAAGGCGGTGATAAGATAGTGCAAGACCTCCTGAGGAAGGAGAATAAGAGTAAGGAGACGGCCTTGCACGAGGCTGTCCGCATTGGGAATGATCATCTCGTTAAACTGCTACTGTTGGCTGATTCAAAATTGGCTACGTTTCCTAAAGAAGGCATGTCACCCTTGTACCTCGCCATCCTGCTGGAGAAGGACGCCATTGCACGAATACTACATGATATGAGTGAAGATAATGTTCTCTCGTATTCTGGACCATGTGGGCAAAATGCGTTGCATGCTGCGGTTCTTCGACAGACAG GAATGATAAAAGATCTATTGGAATGGAACGAGAGCCTTACCACACAAGCTGACATTAACGGAAGCACTCCTCTTCACTTTATATCATCTCAGACAGAGCACGACGCCCCTTGGTTTAGTTATATGCCAGATAAGTACGTAGAGGAGGTATTCAAAGCTAACAAAGCACCACTTTATCAGCCTGATAACTGCGGATTGTTCCCTTTACACGTCGCTGCGTCTGTTGGACCGAAAGAGACCATTGCCATTTTTCTCAAGGACTGTCCAGGTAGTGCTGGTTTGCGTGACACAACGGGAAGAACATTCCTTCACGTTGCAGTTGCGAAAAGCAGAATGTCCATAGTTAAATTTGCTTGCCAAACTCCATCACTAGCTTGGATTTTGAATATGCAAGACAATGACGGGAACACTGCATTGCACCTGGCTGTCCAGGATGGGAGTCTTCGAATGTTTTGTGCTCTATTTGGGAATCGGCAAGTAGACTTGAATTTAACTAATGCAATAGGGCAAACTCCTCTAGATATATCACGATGTAAGATTCCCTTAGGAATGCATTACCATCAG AACATTGAACTATTGATTCACAATGCACTCAAACTTGGTGGCGCTAGGTATGGTTGTTGTCGATGGGATCACTTTGAAGGAAAGCATATTAACCCAGAAGGACTTGATTATAAAAGCAAAGAATTGGAGAAGTTGAAAGATTCAACACAAACTCTGTGTATTGGCTCAGTTCTAATAGCAACGGTAACATTTGGTGCAACTTTTGCCATTCCTGGTGGTTACAAAGCCGATGATCACACTAATGGAGGCACAGCAACACTTGCGGGGAG GCCAGATCATCCGCTACAGTACCTCAGCTACAGTAATTTCGGTGCAGTGTTCCGAGTGGGACTTCGCCGGCCGATTTCGATCCTGTGCACGTTGTGGCTACTGCTTAAGTTGCAATAG